One part of the Candidatus Eisenbacteria bacterium genome encodes these proteins:
- a CDS encoding right-handed parallel beta-helix repeat-containing protein produces the protein MMTLWPPRRAAARVGATPPAVPARPGGRVRGPFVTTALLASAALLAAGAAGAAEIVVRPQGPGHLPIQDALERARAGDVVLVEPGNYRERLEIPSGVTLRSRAGAARTVIQGDGTGSILLVRAADTLVTIEGFTFLGGGATGILGRGLAGGGAILCDESNVVIRRNVFRANRLPGRNAVGGAVAIFGGYVSIEDNRFEDNMAVRGGGLYVRGHARVVGNEFVRNRCSQYGGGLYVERAVGVVERNIFRTNFAGWGGGLCVGRLTEVKVFRNTLVENHSVQWGGAMFVLESEPTVERNLLLGNTSDFRGGGFASGAFGFPVLRDNLGWNNRPFNFFYAEDTLDIAGSVEQLEADPKLADYVRGDLHPRRGGPAAGPRGPIGALDPVDRPLRPKR, from the coding sequence GTGATGACCCTGTGGCCACCCCGGCGCGCGGCGGCGCGCGTTGGCGCGACACCCCCCGCGGTTCCGGCCCGCCCCGGCGGGCGTGTTCGCGGTCCCTTCGTCACCACGGCCCTGCTGGCCTCCGCGGCGCTCCTGGCCGCCGGGGCCGCCGGAGCCGCCGAGATCGTGGTGCGGCCGCAGGGGCCCGGGCACCTGCCGATCCAGGACGCGCTGGAGCGGGCGCGCGCCGGCGACGTGGTGCTGGTGGAGCCGGGGAACTACCGGGAGCGCCTCGAGATCCCCTCCGGCGTGACGCTCCGCAGCCGCGCCGGCGCCGCGCGCACCGTGATCCAGGGCGACGGCACCGGCAGCATCCTCCTGGTGCGGGCGGCCGACACCCTGGTGACCATCGAGGGCTTCACGTTCCTGGGCGGCGGCGCCACCGGCATCCTCGGGCGGGGCCTCGCCGGGGGCGGGGCCATCCTGTGCGACGAGTCCAACGTGGTCATCCGGCGAAATGTCTTCCGGGCCAACCGCCTGCCCGGCCGCAACGCGGTGGGCGGGGCGGTGGCGATCTTCGGCGGGTACGTGTCCATCGAGGACAATCGGTTCGAGGACAACATGGCCGTGCGCGGCGGCGGGCTGTACGTGCGCGGTCACGCCCGCGTGGTGGGCAACGAGTTCGTGCGCAACCGCTGCTCGCAGTACGGGGGCGGGCTGTACGTGGAGCGCGCCGTGGGGGTGGTGGAACGCAATATCTTCCGCACCAATTTCGCGGGCTGGGGCGGGGGACTGTGCGTGGGGCGGCTCACCGAGGTGAAGGTGTTCCGCAACACGCTGGTGGAAAACCACTCGGTCCAGTGGGGCGGGGCCATGTTCGTGCTGGAGAGCGAGCCCACCGTGGAGCGCAACCTGCTCCTGGGCAACACCTCGGACTTCCGCGGCGGGGGATTCGCCAGCGGCGCGTTCGGCTTCCCGGTGCTGCGCGACAACCTGGGCTGGAACAACCGCCCGTTCAACTTCTTCTACGCCGAGGACACCCTCGACATCGCCGGCTCGGTGGAGCAGCTCGAGGCCGACCCGAAGCTGGCGGACTACGTGCGCGGCGACCTGCACCCGAGGCGCGGCGGGCCCGCCGCCGGCCCGCGCGGCCCGATCGGCGCGCTGGATCCGGTGGACCGGCCGCTGCGGCCGAAGCGGTAG
- the pepF gene encoding oligoendopeptidase F: MKRILVSAVLLAVLLPLLAAAQGASKVPMRSEIDPAHKWHLEDIYPNDEAWDAGFRQLEAMLPRVAALKGTLGTSGASLLAGLRMQDSLGILGSRLGVYASMRRDEDTRVPKYQGMGDRMSGLGSKLRAATAYMDPEILAVEPARLEQFLSDPSATNLAVYRQKLADLERTRGHTLSEDLERLLAQAGEMSGASGQIFGAFNDADLKYGSIKDASGKEVDVTKGRFLGFLESPDRRVRRDAFRAVNGTYASFNNTLGACMNANVKRDIFYSRARKYGSALEASVDRGNIPVAVYQNLVRTVNANLAPLHRYAALRKKWMHLDTLNVYDLYTPLVPAAKVDVPFARAREEVLAGLKPLGEQYLADFRKGLDSGWIDVYENQGKRSGAYSSGTPTVHPYVLLNYNNTLEDEFTLAHEMGHSMHSYYTWKTQPFAYSGYSLFVAEVASTGNEAILINYLLKQPMDRQQRLFLLNHYLEQIRTTFYRQTLFAEFEMRTHEMSEAGKPLTAEAMNKLYRELFQRYYGPDLHLDPLADYEWSRIPHFYRSFYVYQYATSYAAATALSEKVLNEGQPAVDRYLGFLKAGSSEYPIEVLRKAGVDMTTPAPIEATCRLFDRLLTEMEQLWDQK; the protein is encoded by the coding sequence ATGAAACGAATCCTGGTTTCCGCCGTCCTCCTGGCTGTCCTGCTTCCCCTCCTGGCCGCCGCCCAGGGGGCCTCGAAGGTCCCGATGCGGTCCGAGATCGATCCTGCCCACAAGTGGCACCTCGAGGACATCTACCCGAATGACGAGGCCTGGGACGCGGGTTTCAGGCAGCTCGAGGCCATGCTGCCGCGGGTGGCGGCTCTCAAGGGCACGCTGGGCACGTCCGGGGCATCGCTGCTGGCGGGGCTGCGGATGCAGGATTCCCTGGGCATCCTCGGGTCGCGTCTGGGGGTGTACGCCTCCATGCGGCGCGACGAGGACACCCGCGTGCCCAAGTACCAGGGGATGGGCGACCGCATGAGCGGGCTGGGCTCGAAGCTGCGCGCGGCCACCGCGTACATGGACCCGGAAATCCTGGCCGTGGAACCCGCCAGGCTGGAGCAGTTCCTGTCCGATCCTTCGGCGACGAATCTGGCGGTCTACCGCCAGAAGCTGGCGGACCTGGAGCGCACCCGCGGGCACACGCTGTCCGAGGACCTGGAGCGACTGCTGGCACAGGCGGGCGAGATGTCGGGGGCCTCGGGTCAGATCTTCGGCGCGTTCAATGACGCGGACCTGAAGTACGGCAGCATCAAGGACGCCTCCGGCAAGGAGGTGGACGTCACCAAGGGGCGCTTCCTGGGGTTCCTGGAATCCCCCGACCGGCGCGTCCGCCGCGACGCATTCCGCGCCGTGAACGGCACCTATGCCTCCTTCAACAACACGCTGGGCGCGTGCATGAACGCCAACGTGAAGCGCGACATCTTCTATTCCCGCGCCCGGAAGTACGGGAGCGCGCTGGAGGCCTCGGTGGACCGGGGGAACATCCCGGTGGCGGTGTACCAGAACCTGGTCCGCACCGTGAACGCCAACCTGGCCCCGCTGCACCGCTACGCGGCGCTGCGCAAGAAGTGGATGCACCTGGACACCCTGAACGTGTATGACCTCTACACGCCGCTGGTGCCCGCCGCCAAGGTGGACGTGCCCTTCGCGCGGGCGCGCGAGGAGGTGCTGGCGGGCCTCAAGCCGCTCGGGGAGCAGTACCTGGCGGACTTCCGGAAGGGGCTCGACTCCGGCTGGATCGACGTGTACGAAAACCAGGGCAAGCGCAGCGGCGCCTACAGCAGCGGCACGCCCACGGTGCATCCCTACGTGCTGCTGAACTACAACAACACCCTGGAGGACGAGTTCACGCTGGCCCACGAGATGGGTCACTCGATGCATTCCTACTACACCTGGAAGACGCAGCCGTTCGCCTACTCGGGCTACTCCCTGTTCGTGGCGGAGGTGGCGTCCACCGGCAACGAGGCCATCCTCATCAATTACCTGCTGAAGCAGCCCATGGACCGGCAGCAGCGGCTGTTCCTGCTCAACCACTACCTGGAGCAGATCCGCACCACCTTCTACCGCCAGACGCTCTTCGCCGAGTTCGAGATGCGCACCCACGAGATGTCCGAGGCGGGCAAGCCGCTCACGGCCGAGGCGATGAACAAGTTGTACCGCGAACTGTTCCAGCGCTACTACGGCCCGGACCTGCACCTCGACCCGCTGGCGGACTACGAGTGGAGCCGGATCCCGCACTTCTACCGCAGCTTCTACGTGTACCAGTACGCCACCAGCTACGCCGCGGCCACGGCGCTCTCGGAGAAGGTCCTGAACGAGGGACAGCCCGCGGTGGACCGTTACCTGGGCTTCCTGAAGGCCGGCAGCAGCGAGTACCCGATCGAGGTGCTGAGGAAGGCCGGGGTCGACATGACCACGCCGGCGCCGATCGAGGCCACCTGCCGGCTCTTCGACCGGTTGCTCACGGAAATGGAACAGCTCTGGGACCAGAAGTAG
- a CDS encoding thiolase domain-containing protein (Catalyzes the synthesis of acetoacetyl coenzyme A from two molecules of acetyl coenzyme A. It can also act as a thiolase, catalyzing the reverse reaction and generating two-carbon units from the four-carbon product of fatty acid oxidation): protein MIEFGAGNLRVPKWSRPVYMVAYGTSDYRKRYPEKKLEELAMMAFRMMLEDNDLKMDPLAVKGLINFCSYGEFADHFQDQLLCEAKVHDYLGLNLLPNFGIKTGGATGGYAMLAGANTVASGYSDCTLVLGWERMDEVKTWTGNFYIASAACKDFETRLARNYASYYAPMARRFQEMYGVSEEVRAEIAVKNRGYARMSPYAQQSGKHTVKEVLAGEIVSDPLRFLECCAMSVGSASVLLCSEELAFKLSDHPVKLFTCGGTDTLRTGDRRPMRIPLLPNETEKDYEWLYREMEAHDGRWPGFESFGATRFAAYMAYRMAGVKDPLEDLDLVETHDAFTISDLQTYGDVGLTLYGKEQDFITSGECYLHNPRTGKQGKCPANLSGGLLGTMHAVGATGIFQCGEVMWQLQGKYDKFHGDPKLWQRYGKEKPEDWESLQVQNPRRGLAISHAGVGSHVTCAVLEKAW, encoded by the coding sequence ATGATCGAATTCGGCGCAGGCAACCTCCGGGTCCCGAAATGGAGCCGGCCCGTCTACATGGTCGCTTACGGCACGTCGGACTACCGCAAGCGCTACCCGGAGAAGAAGCTCGAAGAGCTGGCCATGATGGCCTTCCGGATGATGCTCGAGGACAACGACCTCAAGATGGACCCTCTGGCCGTGAAGGGGCTGATCAACTTCTGCTCCTACGGCGAGTTCGCCGACCACTTCCAGGACCAGCTGCTGTGCGAGGCCAAGGTGCACGACTACCTCGGCCTCAACCTGCTGCCCAATTTCGGGATCAAGACCGGCGGCGCCACCGGCGGCTACGCCATGCTGGCCGGGGCCAACACCGTGGCCAGCGGCTACAGCGACTGCACGCTGGTCCTGGGCTGGGAGCGCATGGACGAGGTCAAGACCTGGACCGGAAACTTCTACATCGCCAGCGCGGCGTGCAAGGACTTCGAGACGCGGCTGGCGCGCAACTACGCCAGCTACTACGCGCCCATGGCCCGCCGTTTCCAGGAGATGTACGGCGTCTCGGAGGAGGTGCGCGCCGAGATCGCGGTGAAGAACCGCGGCTACGCGCGGATGTCCCCGTACGCCCAGCAGTCCGGCAAGCACACGGTCAAGGAGGTGCTTGCGGGCGAGATCGTTTCCGACCCGCTGCGCTTCCTCGAATGCTGCGCCATGAGCGTGGGCTCCGCCTCCGTGTTGCTGTGTTCCGAGGAGCTGGCATTCAAGCTCTCGGACCACCCCGTGAAGCTCTTCACCTGCGGCGGCACCGACACGCTGCGGACCGGCGACCGGCGACCGATGCGCATCCCGCTCCTGCCCAACGAGACCGAGAAGGACTATGAGTGGCTGTACCGGGAGATGGAGGCGCACGACGGCCGCTGGCCCGGATTCGAGAGCTTCGGCGCCACCCGCTTCGCCGCCTACATGGCCTACCGGATGGCCGGCGTGAAGGACCCGCTCGAGGATCTCGACCTGGTCGAGACCCACGACGCGTTCACCATCTCCGACCTGCAGACCTACGGGGACGTGGGGCTGACACTGTACGGGAAGGAGCAGGACTTCATCACCTCCGGCGAGTGCTACCTCCACAACCCCAGGACCGGCAAGCAGGGCAAGTGCCCCGCGAACCTCTCCGGTGGGCTGCTGGGCACCATGCACGCCGTGGGCGCGACCGGCATCTTCCAGTGCGGGGAAGTGATGTGGCAGCTCCAGGGCAAGTACGACAAGTTCCACGGCGACCCGAAGCTGTGGCAGAGGTATGGCAAGGAGAAGCCGGAGGATTGGGAGAGCCTGCAGGTGCAGAACCCGCGCCGCGGGCTGGCCATCTCCCACGCCGGCGTCGGCAGTCACGTGACCTGTGCGGTCCTCGAAAAGGCCTGGTAG
- a CDS encoding inorganic phosphate transporter, with protein MTLTLLVVLVVIAALAFDFSNGWHDCANAVATVISTRVLTPAAAIMLAATLNFLGALAGQAVAKTIMKGIVDVKALHLTGQAVQFAPLVLTLSAVLSAIVWNILTVRRGLPASSSHAIMGGLIGASVAYAGGLTALHGPGIEKVLLFMLLAPLFGFLGGFVVMAALSLLIRDRAPSRVNRWFGLLQLGSVSFMAFSHGQNDAQKAMGIITLALAGVGMSQGGHIPTWVVLACATAMALGTAAGGMRVIRTLGVGLLKLQPVHGFAAETAAATVLMFTAHSGLPVSTTQVITASIMGVGSTRRLSAVRWGLGRKIAYAWLLTFPFTILASGLICLALTALLIRG; from the coding sequence ATGACACTCACCCTGCTGGTGGTCCTGGTGGTGATCGCCGCGCTGGCGTTCGACTTCTCGAACGGCTGGCACGACTGCGCCAACGCGGTGGCCACGGTGATCTCCACGCGAGTGCTCACCCCCGCCGCGGCGATCATGCTGGCCGCCACGCTGAATTTCCTCGGCGCGCTGGCGGGCCAGGCGGTGGCCAAGACCATCATGAAGGGCATCGTGGACGTGAAGGCCCTGCACCTCACGGGCCAGGCGGTGCAGTTCGCGCCGCTGGTGCTGACCCTCTCCGCGGTGCTCTCCGCCATCGTGTGGAACATCCTGACCGTGCGCCGCGGGCTGCCCGCCTCCTCCTCGCACGCCATCATGGGCGGGCTCATCGGGGCCTCGGTGGCCTATGCCGGCGGGCTCACGGCGCTGCACGGGCCGGGCATCGAGAAGGTGCTCCTGTTCATGCTCCTGGCGCCGCTCTTCGGATTCCTGGGCGGGTTCGTGGTGATGGCGGCCCTCTCGCTGCTCATCCGCGACCGCGCACCCAGCCGGGTGAACCGCTGGTTCGGCTTGCTGCAGCTGGGCTCGGTCTCGTTCATGGCCTTCTCGCACGGGCAGAACGACGCCCAGAAGGCCATGGGCATCATCACGCTCGCGCTGGCGGGGGTGGGAATGTCGCAGGGCGGGCACATCCCGACCTGGGTGGTGCTGGCGTGCGCCACCGCGATGGCGCTGGGCACCGCCGCGGGCGGCATGCGCGTGATCCGGACCCTGGGGGTGGGCCTGCTGAAGCTCCAGCCGGTGCATGGATTCGCCGCCGAGACCGCCGCCGCCACGGTGCTGATGTTCACCGCGCACTCGGGGCTGCCGGTGTCCACCACGCAGGTGATCACCGCCTCGATCATGGGGGTGGGCTCCACCCGCCGACTCTCCGCGGTCCGCTGGGGCCTGGGCCGCAAGATCGCCTACGCCTGGCTGCTCACGTTCCCCTTCACCATCCTGGCCTCCGGGCTGATCTGTCTGGCGCTCACGGCGCTGCTGATCCGGGGCTAG
- a CDS encoding DUF47 domain-containing protein: protein MIRRLFSHGEEYFELFERAAAHVVSGARSLVELIEARTPQSEMVGAVLKIKDIEHACDDVTHQTLARLNKTFITPLDREDIHLLITELDDILDLIDEAAGRLAIYRVDLSVRHTVRAAEIARILLRTTEKVETAVRQLRTLKRPETILAACVEVNNLEDEADEAFRLALSELFARETDPIVIMVWKELYEKLEAAVDDCEDLANLLEGIVIKHA, encoded by the coding sequence ATGATTCGCCGCCTGTTCAGCCACGGCGAGGAGTACTTCGAGTTGTTCGAACGCGCCGCCGCCCACGTGGTGTCCGGCGCCCGTTCGCTGGTGGAGCTCATCGAGGCCCGGACGCCGCAGTCGGAGATGGTGGGGGCGGTGCTCAAGATCAAGGACATCGAGCACGCCTGCGACGACGTCACCCACCAGACGCTGGCCCGCCTCAACAAGACCTTCATCACCCCGCTGGACCGCGAGGACATCCACCTGCTCATCACCGAGCTGGACGACATCCTGGACCTGATCGACGAGGCCGCGGGGCGGCTGGCCATCTACCGCGTGGACCTGTCGGTCCGGCACACCGTGCGCGCGGCGGAAATCGCCCGCATCCTGCTGCGCACCACCGAGAAAGTGGAGACCGCGGTCCGCCAGTTGCGCACGCTCAAGCGCCCGGAGACGATCCTGGCAGCGTGCGTGGAGGTGAACAACCTCGAGGATGAGGCGGACGAGGCGTTCCGGCTGGCCCTCTCCGAGCTGTTCGCGCGCGAGACCGACCCCATCGTGATCATGGTCTGGAAGGAGCTGTACGAGAAACTCGAGGCGGCCGTGGACGATTGCGAAGACCTGGCCAACCTCCTCGAGGGGATCGTCATCAAGCACGCCTGA
- a CDS encoding DUF302 domain-containing protein has protein sequence MGFDEALAKLPEALKSEGFGVLTEIDVQKTLKDKLDVAFRRYRIVGACNPPLAHRALQAELEIGLMLPCNLVVYEGADGKSVVAAMDPVRTLASIGLPALAPIAEEVRARLGRVLERLG, from the coding sequence ATGGGCTTCGACGAAGCCCTGGCCAAGCTGCCCGAAGCGCTCAAGTCCGAGGGATTCGGGGTGCTCACCGAGATTGACGTGCAGAAGACGCTGAAGGACAAGCTCGACGTCGCCTTCCGGCGCTACCGCATCGTGGGCGCCTGCAACCCGCCGCTGGCCCACCGGGCGCTGCAGGCGGAGCTGGAGATCGGGCTGATGCTCCCCTGCAACCTGGTGGTGTACGAAGGGGCCGACGGCAAGTCGGTGGTGGCGGCCATGGATCCGGTCAGGACGTTGGCGTCCATCGGGTTGCCCGCCCTCGCCCCCATCGCCGAGGAGGTCCGGGCCCGCCTGGGCCGGGTCCTGGAGCGGCTGGGGTAG
- a CDS encoding amidase translates to MTTSELCFKSVRELGALLRARKLSPVELTRACLERLKEHGPGLGAVATLMEESALREAAAAEREISARRYRGPLHGIPYGVKDLLATRGVPTTWGAQPYRDQVFDYDATAVIRLREAGAILVAKLAMVELAGGLGYNTADASWTGPGRTPWNRNFWSGGSSSGPAAAVAAGLAVFAIGSETSGSILTPAAFSGVSGLRPTYGRVSRHGAMALSWTLDKLGPMARSADDCGLVLAALAGHDPLDPSSLRGTYSHREPGSPAPSGARTPGSRRAPGARAEVRANVEASLEVLRKFADVTLDVDWPDFPWGPAVSVIVGSEGASAFLELVESGRAAELRCVKDRTGGLPSTLIPAVDYLHSMRLRGPMRRAAAALFERFDAVAAPTRQTVAYPVGVEFEKVYPGVGGGPALIPAGNLCGLPALAVPNGFGEKGLPTSLSLLGAPLSEATLLELGAAFQAATDWHRRRPPGV, encoded by the coding sequence ATGACCACCTCGGAGCTGTGCTTCAAGTCGGTGCGCGAGCTGGGCGCGCTGCTGCGCGCCCGCAAGTTGTCCCCGGTGGAACTGACCCGGGCCTGCCTCGAGCGGCTCAAGGAGCACGGCCCCGGGCTGGGCGCGGTGGCCACGCTGATGGAGGAGTCCGCGCTGCGCGAAGCCGCCGCTGCGGAACGGGAGATCTCCGCGCGGCGCTACCGCGGTCCATTGCACGGGATCCCCTACGGGGTGAAGGACCTGCTGGCCACCCGCGGGGTGCCCACCACGTGGGGCGCGCAGCCCTACCGGGACCAGGTATTCGACTACGACGCCACCGCGGTGATCCGCCTGCGTGAGGCCGGGGCCATTCTCGTGGCCAAGCTGGCCATGGTGGAACTGGCCGGCGGGCTGGGCTACAACACCGCCGACGCCTCGTGGACCGGCCCGGGGCGCACCCCCTGGAACCGCAATTTCTGGAGCGGCGGCTCGTCCAGCGGGCCGGCGGCGGCGGTCGCCGCCGGACTGGCGGTCTTCGCCATCGGCTCGGAGACCTCGGGCTCCATTCTAACGCCCGCCGCCTTTTCCGGCGTGAGCGGCCTGCGCCCCACCTATGGCCGGGTGAGCCGCCACGGCGCGATGGCGCTGAGCTGGACCCTGGACAAGCTGGGCCCCATGGCCCGGTCCGCGGACGACTGCGGGCTGGTGCTGGCCGCGCTCGCCGGGCACGATCCGCTGGACCCCAGTTCGCTGCGCGGGACCTACTCGCATCGGGAGCCCGGCAGTCCCGCCCCAAGCGGGGCGCGCACCCCGGGGTCGCGCCGCGCCCCCGGAGCGCGCGCGGAGGTGCGTGCCAACGTCGAGGCCTCGCTTGAGGTGCTGAGGAAGTTCGCGGACGTCACCCTGGACGTGGACTGGCCCGACTTCCCGTGGGGGCCCGCGGTATCGGTCATCGTGGGCTCGGAGGGCGCCTCCGCGTTCCTGGAACTGGTCGAAAGCGGTCGCGCGGCCGAATTGCGCTGCGTGAAGGACCGCACCGGCGGGCTGCCCTCCACGCTGATCCCGGCGGTGGACTACCTGCACAGCATGCGCCTGCGGGGTCCGATGCGCCGCGCGGCCGCCGCGCTGTTCGAGCGCTTCGACGCGGTGGCCGCCCCCACGCGTCAGACCGTCGCCTATCCCGTGGGCGTGGAGTTCGAGAAGGTCTACCCGGGTGTCGGGGGAGGGCCCGCGCTGATCCCGGCGGGCAACCTGTGCGGGCTGCCGGCGCTGGCCGTGCCCAACGGCTTCGGCGAGAAGGGCCTGCCCACGTCGCTTTCGCTGCTCGGCGCGCCGCTCTCGGAAGCCACGCTGCTGGAGCTGGGAGCCGCGTTCCAGGCCGCGACCGACTGGCACCGCAGGCGCCCGCCAGGAGTGTGA